A single region of the Fimbriimonadaceae bacterium genome encodes:
- a CDS encoding prepilin-type N-terminal cleavage/methylation domain-containing protein — translation MKRIAKKNKGFTLVEIMIVVLIIGILLAIAVPNFLRARESSRTRSCIANLRQVEAGKEQWAMDNKKGATDTPVQGDLAPTYIKSWPACPSGGAYTIGDMSTNPVCSTATHVLP, via the coding sequence ATGAAGCGAATTGCAAAGAAGAATAAGGGTTTCACGCTTGTTGAAATCATGATCGTCGTTTTGATCATCGGTATCCTGCTCGCCATCGCGGTGCCGAACTTCCTGCGTGCTCGAGAGAGCAGCCGGACACGAAGCTGTATCGCAAACCTGCGCCAGGTAGAAGCAGGTAAAGAGCAGTGGGCAATGGATAACAAGAAGGGCGCGACCGATACGCCTGTTCAGGGCGACCTCGCCCCGACTTACATCAAGTCCTGGCCCGCCTGTCCGAGCGGTGGCGCATACACGATTGGCGACATGTCGACCAACCCGGTTTGCAGCACAGCTACGCACGTGCTTCCGTAA